From a region of the Paracoccus sp. TOH genome:
- a CDS encoding DUF6378 domain-containing protein, which yields MIRSKILDDAGFCIIHDRAEAYGSARVSFDAIAQVWAALDQARGDRPRGAEDVAAFMIAVKLVRASTNPSHVDSWVDIAGFAALGGEIATEGGVA from the coding sequence GTGATCCGCAGCAAAATCCTTGATGACGCAGGTTTCTGCATCATCCACGACCGGGCTGAGGCCTATGGCAGCGCGCGGGTCAGTTTCGACGCTATCGCCCAGGTCTGGGCCGCGCTCGACCAAGCGCGCGGTGACCGCCCGCGCGGTGCGGAGGATGTCGCGGCCTTCATGATCGCCGTGAAGCTGGTGCGGGCGTCGACCAATCCCAGTCACGTCGACAGCTGGGTCGATATCGCTGGTTTTGCTGCCCTCGGCGGCGAGATCGCGACGGAAGGCGGTGTGGCATGA
- a CDS encoding type II toxin-antitoxin system HicA family toxin, protein MERNSRKLIKMLEADGWVRVAVKGDHWQFKHPEKPGRVTVPHPNKDIKPGTVMSIYRQAGWR, encoded by the coding sequence ATGGAACGCAACAGCCGGAAGCTGATCAAGATGCTGGAAGCGGACGGTTGGGTCCGGGTCGCGGTCAAGGGCGATCACTGGCAGTTCAAGCACCCGGAGAAGCCCGGCCGCGTGACCGTTCCGCACCCGAACAAGGACATCAAACCCGGCACAGTCATGTCGATCTATCGACAGGCCGGATGGCGCTGA
- a CDS encoding type II toxin-antitoxin system HicB family antitoxin yields MRYVAFLHTDEAGGFGISFPDFPGAISDGDTVEQAIQRGEQALAFHVQGMREDGLDVPAPRSVDDILTDPALAEWRAGAQIAHVALILDRGSPKRVNISLDPGLLDAIDAEAARRGMTRSAFLSSAARAEIHAAH; encoded by the coding sequence ATGCGTTACGTCGCTTTCCTGCATACTGACGAAGCCGGCGGCTTCGGCATCAGCTTCCCCGATTTCCCCGGCGCCATCTCTGACGGCGATACGGTCGAGCAGGCCATCCAGCGCGGTGAGCAGGCGCTGGCCTTCCACGTCCAGGGCATGCGCGAGGACGGCCTCGACGTCCCTGCCCCCCGCAGCGTTGACGATATCCTGACCGATCCCGCCCTTGCCGAATGGCGCGCAGGGGCGCAGATCGCCCATGTCGCCCTGATCCTGGACCGCGGATCGCCCAAGCGGGTGAACATTTCCCTGGACCCGGGTCTTCTGGATGCCATCGACGCTGAGGCGGCGCGGCGCGGCATGACGCGCAGCGCGTTCCTGTCCTCGGCGGCACGGGCGGAGATCCATGCGGCGCACTGA
- a CDS encoding helix-turn-helix transcriptional regulator: MAMHPITQRIDALMEEQGMSKADLARSAGIPYHRLNPWFIRDNAKPNAEDIEAVAIALNVQPSFLISGQADGPRDERSWILSVYDNLPAEKRAQLEGFARFLADEAKGSQGTERKGKGVPEKADPDT, encoded by the coding sequence ATGGCGATGCACCCGATCACACAGCGGATAGACGCTCTGATGGAAGAGCAAGGCATGAGCAAGGCGGACTTAGCTCGCTCCGCCGGCATTCCCTATCATCGCCTCAATCCATGGTTCATCCGCGACAATGCCAAACCGAACGCAGAGGACATCGAGGCAGTGGCGATCGCACTGAATGTGCAGCCCAGTTTCTTGATCAGCGGTCAGGCCGATGGGCCTCGCGATGAGCGGTCTTGGATCCTATCGGTCTACGATAACCTTCCGGCTGAGAAGCGGGCACAATTGGAAGGTTTCGCTCGCTTTCTGGCAGACGAGGCGAAGGGTAGCCAAGGCACTGAGCGAAAAGGGAAAGGAGTTCCGGAGAAAGCTGATCCAGACACCTGA